In a single window of the Myxococcus fulvus genome:
- a CDS encoding efflux RND transporter periplasmic adaptor subunit, with protein MDIPKAKKPRRKPWVFAIGGALALILVTVGLGRLRPAAPSVDRASVWLDTVKRGPMVRQVKGAGTLVPEYIRWLTADTAGRVERIHVRPGAEVKADTLLMELSNPDVQLQMLEAERQLASAEAEYIQMRMTLETQRLAQEATVETLTAESSDAARRASANTALAEKDLIPALEARQQGEKAGELTRRLDLERKKLTVVAASMKDQLAAQAGQVERLKAVARFRRTQVDSMKVVAGEDGVLQELPLELGQWVTPGVLLAKVVKPERLKAELRIAETQARDIVQGQKALVDTRNGVVEGTVARVAPAASQGTVRVEVSLPAQLPRGARPDLTVEGTVELERLANVLSVGRPAGAQPNGTMSLFRLMPGSDEAVRVPVQLGRGSVNAVEVLQGLAEGDQVVLSDMAAWDAVERVRLR; from the coding sequence GTGGACATTCCCAAAGCCAAGAAGCCTCGCCGCAAGCCCTGGGTCTTCGCCATCGGAGGCGCGCTCGCCCTCATCCTCGTCACGGTGGGCCTGGGCCGGCTGCGTCCCGCGGCGCCGTCGGTGGACCGGGCCTCGGTGTGGTTGGACACGGTGAAGCGCGGCCCCATGGTGCGCCAGGTGAAGGGCGCGGGCACGCTGGTGCCCGAGTACATCCGCTGGCTGACGGCGGACACGGCGGGGCGCGTGGAGCGCATCCACGTGCGGCCCGGCGCCGAGGTGAAGGCGGACACGCTCCTGATGGAGCTGTCCAACCCGGACGTGCAGCTGCAGATGCTGGAGGCCGAGCGGCAGCTGGCGAGCGCGGAGGCCGAGTACATCCAGATGCGGATGACGCTGGAGACGCAGCGGCTGGCGCAGGAGGCGACGGTGGAGACGCTCACCGCGGAGTCCTCGGACGCCGCGCGCCGCGCGTCGGCGAACACGGCGCTGGCCGAGAAGGACCTCATCCCCGCGCTCGAGGCCCGGCAGCAGGGAGAGAAGGCGGGCGAGCTGACGCGCCGGCTGGACCTGGAGCGCAAGAAGCTGACCGTGGTCGCCGCGAGCATGAAGGACCAGCTGGCCGCGCAGGCCGGACAGGTGGAGCGATTGAAAGCGGTGGCGCGCTTCCGTCGTACCCAGGTGGACTCGATGAAGGTGGTCGCCGGGGAGGATGGCGTGCTGCAGGAGCTGCCGTTGGAGCTGGGCCAGTGGGTGACGCCGGGCGTGCTCCTGGCGAAGGTGGTGAAGCCCGAGCGGCTCAAGGCGGAGCTGCGCATCGCGGAGACGCAGGCGCGCGACATCGTCCAGGGGCAGAAGGCGTTGGTGGACACGCGCAACGGCGTCGTCGAGGGCACGGTGGCGCGCGTGGCGCCGGCGGCCAGCCAGGGCACGGTGCGGGTGGAGGTGTCGCTGCCGGCCCAGCTGCCCCGGGGCGCGCGGCCCGACCTCACGGTGGAGGGCACCGTGGAGCTGGAGCGGCTGGCCAACGTGCTGTCGGTGGGGCGCCCGGCGGGCGCGCAGCCCAACGGGACGATGTCGCTCTTCCGTTTGATGCCGGGAAGTGACGAGGCCGTGCGAGTGCCGGTGCAGCTGGGCCGGGGCTCGGTGAATGCCGTGGAGGTGCTCCAGGGCCTCGCGGAAGGTGACCAGGTGGTGCTTTCGGACATGGCCGCGTGGGACGCGGTGGAGCGGGTGAGATTGCGATGA
- a CDS encoding ribose-phosphate diphosphokinase: MRPMDPILLTGTASPHLGRELALALGVPLADCHFERFPDGEMHLEVPASVRGRTVVLVQSLTPPAGEHLLELLLMADACWRAGAARLEAVVPYLGYARQDRRARPGEPLGGRLVADMLSQGRFARVLVVDLHSPALEGCFDSPLEHLTALPLLADALLPKVSDTSVVVAPDLGAVKRAEALARLLGRPWAVIHKVRLSGDQVHASGLMGEVRGKRPILVDDMVSTGGTLVAAAGTLRDAGCADDFTVVTTHALLVGPAVERLRTLPLGQLVSTDSVEPRSGLPIEHKVVTLAPLVARALRP; this comes from the coding sequence GTGCGGCCCATGGACCCCATCCTCCTCACCGGCACCGCCAGTCCGCACCTCGGACGGGAGCTCGCCCTGGCCCTGGGCGTGCCCCTGGCCGACTGTCACTTCGAGCGCTTCCCGGATGGAGAGATGCACCTGGAGGTGCCCGCCTCGGTGCGGGGCCGCACGGTGGTGCTGGTGCAGTCGCTGACGCCGCCGGCCGGAGAGCACCTGCTGGAGCTGCTCTTGATGGCGGACGCGTGCTGGCGGGCCGGCGCGGCGCGGCTGGAGGCGGTGGTGCCCTACCTGGGCTACGCGCGGCAGGACCGGCGCGCCCGGCCCGGCGAGCCCCTGGGTGGCCGGCTGGTGGCGGACATGCTGTCCCAGGGCCGCTTCGCGCGGGTGCTGGTGGTGGACCTGCACAGCCCCGCGCTGGAGGGTTGCTTCGACTCGCCGCTGGAGCACCTCACCGCGCTGCCGCTGCTCGCGGACGCGCTCTTGCCCAAGGTGAGCGACACGTCCGTGGTGGTGGCCCCGGACCTGGGCGCGGTGAAGCGCGCGGAGGCGCTGGCGCGGCTGCTCGGGCGTCCCTGGGCGGTGATTCACAAGGTGCGGCTGAGCGGGGACCAGGTGCACGCCAGCGGGCTGATGGGCGAGGTGCGGGGCAAGCGCCCCATCCTGGTCGACGACATGGTGTCCACCGGCGGCACGCTGGTGGCGGCCGCGGGCACGCTGCGCGACGCGGGCTGCGCGGACGACTTCACGGTGGTGACGACGCACGCGCTGCTCGTGGGCCCGGCGGTGGAGCGCCTGCGCACGCTGCCCCTGGGGCAGCTGGTCTCCACCGACAGCGTGGAGCCGCGCTCGGGGTTGCCCATCGAGCACAAGGTGGTGACGCTCGCCCCGCTGGTGGCCCGCGCGCTGCGGCCCTGA
- a CDS encoding dienelactone hydrolase family protein: MTTEVSLDVDVREVKVRSGHAELGGSLCVPPGARGLVVFAHGSGSSRFSPRNIAVARGLREAGLGTLLFDLLAEDEEAMDLGTGELRFDIPFLARRLIAVTRWARTQPELTGLGLGYFGASTGAAAALLAAALHPGYVQAVVSRGGRPELAGPALGRVRAPTLLLVGGQDVDVLELNQEAFDELFCAKSLVVIPGATHLFEEPGALGAVARRAADWFSRHLESPEFAARE; this comes from the coding sequence ATGACGACCGAGGTCAGCCTGGACGTGGACGTTCGCGAGGTGAAGGTCCGCTCCGGCCACGCGGAGCTGGGAGGCAGCCTGTGCGTCCCTCCCGGCGCGCGCGGGCTGGTGGTCTTCGCGCACGGCAGCGGCAGCAGCCGCTTCAGTCCGCGCAACATCGCCGTCGCGCGCGGCCTGCGTGAGGCGGGCCTGGGCACGCTGCTGTTCGATTTGCTCGCCGAGGACGAGGAGGCGATGGACCTGGGCACCGGCGAGCTGCGCTTCGACATCCCGTTCCTCGCGCGGCGGCTCATCGCGGTGACGCGCTGGGCACGCACGCAGCCGGAGCTCACCGGGCTGGGCCTGGGCTACTTCGGCGCCAGCACGGGCGCGGCGGCGGCGCTGCTGGCCGCGGCGCTGCACCCCGGCTACGTGCAGGCGGTGGTGTCGCGCGGGGGCAGGCCCGAGCTGGCCGGGCCCGCGCTCGGGCGGGTGCGCGCGCCCACGCTCCTGCTGGTGGGGGGCCAGGACGTGGACGTGCTCGAGCTGAACCAGGAGGCGTTCGACGAGCTCTTCTGCGCCAAGTCCCTGGTCGTCATCCCCGGCGCCACGCACCTGTTCGAGGAGCCCGGCGCGCTGGGGGCCGTGGCGCGCCGCGCGGCGGACTGGTTCTCCCGCCACCTGGAGTCCCCCGAGTTCGCCGCGCGCGAGTGA
- a CDS encoding ABC transporter ATP-binding protein encodes MTTTTSSVETPASEDAAVLSGGPKADPNKALITLEGLTKVFETEEVETHALSNIHLNIRQGEWVAIVGPSGSGKSTLLAVLGLLDTTTRGTYLLDGKSVLDLSATDRALVRNRHIGFIFQSFNLIGDLTVFENVELPLTYRGMPAAERKQRVERALEKVGMAHRARHMPGQLSGGQQQRVAVARAVAGDPLILLADEPTGNLDSKNGEAVMQLLSELHKAGATICMVTHDPAHARTATRTVSLFDGRIVQDEQRR; translated from the coding sequence ATGACGACGACGACGAGCAGTGTGGAGACCCCCGCTTCCGAGGACGCGGCGGTGCTCTCCGGTGGACCCAAGGCGGACCCGAACAAGGCCCTCATCACGCTGGAGGGCCTGACGAAGGTGTTCGAGACGGAGGAGGTGGAGACGCACGCGCTCTCCAACATCCACCTCAACATCCGCCAGGGTGAGTGGGTGGCCATCGTCGGCCCGTCCGGCTCCGGCAAGTCGACGCTGCTGGCGGTGCTGGGGTTGCTCGACACGACGACGCGCGGCACGTACCTGCTCGACGGCAAGAGCGTGCTGGATTTGTCCGCCACGGACCGCGCGCTGGTGCGCAACCGGCACATCGGCTTCATCTTCCAGAGCTTCAACCTCATCGGTGATTTGACGGTGTTCGAGAACGTGGAGCTGCCCCTGACGTACCGGGGCATGCCCGCCGCCGAGCGCAAGCAGCGGGTGGAGCGCGCGCTGGAGAAGGTGGGCATGGCGCACCGCGCGCGGCACATGCCGGGGCAGCTCTCCGGTGGTCAGCAGCAGCGTGTCGCCGTGGCGCGCGCGGTGGCGGGCGACCCACTCATCCTGCTGGCGGACGAGCCCACCGGTAACCTCGACTCGAAGAACGGCGAGGCGGTGATGCAGTTGCTCTCCGAGCTGCACAAGGCGGGCGCGACCATCTGCATGGTGACGCACGACCCCGCGCACGCGCGCACCGCCACGCGCACGGTGAGCCTCTTCGACGGCCGCATCGTGCAGGACGAGCAGCGCCGCTGA
- the orn gene encoding oligoribonuclease, whose product MPSREPRFVWLDLEMTGLDPESCAIIEIGVIITGPDLRPLAEIERVIWQPEEVLLRMEPVVREMHTRNGLLEKVRASSTSLRVAEREVTALVAEHCPLGEGVLAGNSIHTDRRFLFQYMPLLERYLHYRMVDVTSLKVLTRAWYPNLVEPRKPPSGHTALADLRSSINELQYYRDTLFRATPG is encoded by the coding sequence ATGCCCTCGCGTGAACCACGCTTCGTCTGGTTGGACCTGGAGATGACCGGGTTGGACCCCGAGTCCTGCGCCATCATCGAGATTGGCGTCATCATCACCGGCCCCGACCTGCGCCCGCTCGCGGAAATCGAGCGGGTCATCTGGCAGCCGGAGGAGGTGCTCCTGCGCATGGAGCCCGTCGTGCGGGAGATGCACACGCGCAACGGTCTCCTGGAGAAGGTGCGCGCCTCCAGCACGTCGCTGCGCGTGGCGGAGCGCGAGGTGACGGCGCTGGTGGCCGAGCACTGCCCGCTGGGCGAGGGCGTGCTGGCCGGCAACTCCATCCACACCGACCGCCGCTTCCTGTTCCAGTACATGCCGCTGCTCGAGCGCTACCTGCACTACCGCATGGTGGACGTGACGAGCCTCAAGGTCCTCACGCGCGCCTGGTACCCGAACCTCGTCGAGCCGCGCAAGCCGCCCTCCGGGCACACCGCGCTCGCGGATCTGCGCTCCAGCATCAACGAGCTCCAGTACTACCGGGACACGCTCTTCCGCGCGACGCCGGGCTGA
- a CDS encoding ABC transporter permease — translation MENLLQDVRLALRSLRKSPGFTLVAVLALALGIGANSAVFSVVNGVLLVPPPFAAPDRLMDVSNDFARAGRKGLTSSVAEYQDAARLPVVFSSVAAYTDDSVTLTGVDTPQSLVMVEATASFLPTLGVAPMLGRNFAEAEETQGNDRVVVLTHQTWRAHFSEDPNVLGRTLQLNGEPYTVIGVLPRGVAFPAGSQLYKPFAPSAELASEDKRDTRFLEVMARLKPGVTLEAARKDLERVSQQLAQEHPKYAQGQRTIALKSLEDEVVGEVRGTLWLLLGAVGFVLLVACGSVANLLLARAAAREREVSIRAALGANRARLVAQFLTESLLLSLMGGALGLLVALWGTDVLLAFVGDALPRAAEVRLDARSLLFTSGVSLLSGLVFGLVPALQASRADLNAAMREGSRGTAGVRSGKLRSGLVVGQVAFALVLLVGAGLFGRSLLALLSVDPGFRPEGVLTARLTLPENRYATTETQGAFQRELLGRLQALPGVESAGLTNLLPLGRSVTFGFDIDGRTKGPDEVWPAVQLRTVSPDYLSTLGMRLREGRLLEATDVPGAAWAVVINKTFADAYWPQGNALGQRLKLRYPKAEWATVVGIVEDAREWALDKPVVPMAYYSLPQLGGSHLALAVRTKAGAPEALRASIAAELRQVDADVPLFGVAPLTRLVDESIGARRLSALLMGLFGGTALLLAALGLAGVIGYSVAQRTRELGIRMALGAARSDVLWLVLRQGLGLAGLGVVLGLGLSLGLAHLLRSLLYGVAAYDAWTFAGVAVLLGGVALMATWLPARRATRVDPIISLRAE, via the coding sequence ATGGAAAACCTCCTTCAGGATGTCCGCCTGGCGCTGCGCTCGCTGCGCAAGAGCCCCGGCTTCACGCTGGTGGCGGTGCTGGCGCTGGCGCTGGGCATCGGCGCGAACAGCGCGGTCTTCAGCGTGGTGAACGGCGTGCTGCTGGTGCCTCCGCCCTTCGCGGCGCCGGACCGGCTGATGGACGTGTCGAACGACTTCGCCCGCGCGGGGCGCAAGGGGCTGACGTCCTCTGTGGCGGAGTACCAGGACGCCGCGAGGCTGCCCGTCGTCTTCTCCTCGGTGGCGGCGTACACGGATGACAGCGTGACGCTGACGGGCGTGGACACGCCGCAATCGCTGGTGATGGTGGAGGCCACCGCCTCCTTCCTGCCCACGCTCGGCGTCGCGCCCATGCTGGGCCGCAACTTCGCTGAGGCGGAAGAGACGCAGGGGAACGACCGGGTGGTGGTGCTCACGCACCAGACGTGGCGCGCGCACTTCTCCGAGGACCCGAACGTCCTGGGACGCACGCTCCAGCTGAACGGCGAGCCGTACACCGTCATCGGCGTGCTGCCGCGCGGGGTGGCGTTCCCGGCGGGCTCGCAGCTGTACAAGCCCTTCGCGCCCTCGGCGGAGCTGGCGTCCGAGGACAAGCGCGACACACGGTTCCTGGAGGTCATGGCCCGGCTGAAGCCCGGCGTGACGCTGGAGGCGGCGCGCAAGGACCTGGAGCGGGTGTCCCAGCAGCTCGCCCAGGAGCATCCGAAGTACGCGCAGGGCCAGCGCACCATCGCCTTGAAGTCGCTGGAGGACGAGGTGGTGGGCGAGGTGCGCGGGACACTGTGGCTCCTGCTGGGCGCGGTGGGCTTCGTGCTGCTGGTGGCGTGCGGCAGCGTGGCGAACCTCCTGCTGGCCCGAGCCGCGGCGCGCGAGCGCGAGGTGTCCATCCGCGCGGCGCTGGGCGCGAACCGCGCGCGACTGGTGGCGCAGTTCCTCACCGAGAGCCTGTTGCTGTCGCTCATGGGCGGGGCGTTGGGGTTGCTGGTCGCGCTGTGGGGCACGGACGTGCTGCTCGCCTTCGTGGGAGACGCGCTGCCGCGCGCGGCCGAGGTGCGGCTGGATGCGCGCTCGTTGCTGTTCACCAGTGGGGTGAGCCTCTTGTCGGGGCTGGTGTTCGGGCTGGTGCCGGCGCTACAGGCGAGCCGCGCGGACCTGAACGCGGCGATGCGCGAGGGCTCGCGCGGCACGGCGGGCGTCCGTTCCGGGAAGCTGCGCTCCGGGTTGGTGGTGGGGCAGGTGGCCTTCGCGCTGGTGCTGCTGGTGGGCGCGGGGCTGTTCGGCCGCAGCCTGCTGGCGCTGTTGTCGGTGGACCCGGGCTTCCGGCCCGAGGGCGTGCTCACCGCGCGGCTGACGCTGCCGGAGAACCGCTACGCGACGACGGAAACGCAGGGCGCCTTCCAGCGTGAGCTGCTGGGGCGCCTCCAGGCCCTGCCCGGCGTGGAATCCGCGGGGCTCACCAACCTGCTGCCCCTGGGCCGCTCGGTGACGTTCGGCTTCGACATCGACGGGCGCACGAAGGGCCCCGACGAGGTGTGGCCCGCGGTGCAGCTGCGCACCGTGAGCCCGGACTACCTCTCCACGCTGGGCATGCGGCTGCGCGAGGGACGGCTGCTCGAGGCGACGGACGTCCCGGGCGCGGCGTGGGCGGTGGTCATCAACAAGACCTTCGCGGACGCGTACTGGCCCCAGGGCAACGCGCTGGGGCAGCGGCTGAAGTTGAGGTACCCGAAGGCCGAGTGGGCCACGGTGGTGGGCATCGTCGAGGACGCGCGCGAGTGGGCCTTGGACAAGCCGGTGGTGCCCATGGCGTATTACTCGCTGCCGCAGCTGGGCGGCTCGCACCTGGCGCTCGCCGTGCGGACGAAGGCCGGGGCCCCGGAGGCGCTGCGCGCGAGCATCGCCGCCGAGCTGCGTCAGGTGGACGCGGACGTGCCGCTGTTCGGCGTGGCGCCGCTGACGCGGTTGGTGGATGAGTCCATCGGCGCGCGGCGGCTGTCGGCGCTGCTCATGGGCTTGTTCGGCGGCACCGCGCTGCTCCTGGCGGCGCTGGGGCTGGCGGGCGTCATCGGCTACTCGGTGGCGCAGCGCACGCGGGAGCTGGGCATCCGCATGGCGCTGGGCGCGGCGCGCTCGGACGTGCTGTGGCTGGTGCTGCGCCAGGGGTTGGGCCTCGCGGGGCTGGGCGTGGTGCTGGGCCTGGGGTTGTCGCTGGGGCTCGCGCACCTCTTGCGCTCGCTGCTGTACGGCGTGGCGGCGTACGACGCGTGGACCTTCGCGGGCGTGGCGGTGTTGCTGGGCGGCGTCGCGCTCATGGCCACGTGGCTGCCGGCGCGCCGGGCCACGCGGGTGGACCCCATCATCTCCCTTCGGGCGGAGTAG
- a CDS encoding phosphoribosyltransferase, with the protein MRFRDRADAGRRLAATLLPYRGSNVRVLGLARGGVRVAYEVARALEVPLDIWVSRRLSIPGRVMTLGAVSENGARFLLSDSLRLLPMPRAEVDALVSDEAAEVEAQVQRLRGRVRPELGGCTVILVDDGVLTGATAAAALVALRELHPARLVMATPVASPRGLEVVRAEADQVSCVETEPGLRTVAEAYDDFRAFPDVELQSLVERSRQPPWRSRSVLESADPGGSWM; encoded by the coding sequence ATGCGCTTTCGCGACAGGGCCGATGCCGGACGCAGGCTGGCGGCCACGCTCTTGCCCTACCGGGGCTCGAACGTGCGCGTGTTGGGGCTGGCCCGGGGCGGCGTGCGGGTGGCGTACGAGGTGGCCCGCGCGTTGGAGGTCCCCCTGGACATCTGGGTCTCGCGGCGGCTGAGCATCCCCGGCCGCGTGATGACCCTGGGCGCGGTCTCCGAGAACGGCGCCCGGTTCCTGCTCTCGGATTCCCTGCGCCTTCTGCCCATGCCCCGCGCGGAGGTCGACGCCCTGGTGTCCGACGAGGCGGCCGAGGTCGAGGCGCAGGTGCAGCGCCTGCGCGGGCGGGTCCGGCCGGAGCTGGGCGGCTGCACGGTGATTCTGGTGGATGACGGCGTGCTGACGGGCGCCACGGCCGCCGCCGCGCTCGTCGCCTTGCGCGAGCTGCACCCGGCCCGCCTGGTGATGGCCACGCCCGTGGCGTCGCCGCGAGGGCTGGAGGTGGTGCGCGCGGAGGCGGACCAGGTGTCGTGCGTGGAGACGGAGCCGGGCCTGCGCACCGTGGCCGAGGCCTACGACGACTTCCGCGCGTTCCCGGACGTGGAGCTGCAGAGCCTGGTGGAGCGCTCGCGCCAGCCGCCGTGGCGCTCGCGCTCGGTGCTGGAGTCCGCGGACCCGGGCGGCTCCTGGATGTGA
- a CDS encoding AMP-binding protein, protein MTSSLLEAFLDHAHGAPARPLLTFERESTSYGELAARVAALARGLRQRGLQPGERVALFLENSPSFIVAYLGVQYAGAVVVLVNTAYRQVELAHILADAEVHTCVTGASGVAELAPLREQLPTLQWLVTVEAPTVTPPASLEVIDFDTLVAEGGRSTLALALPRPEDLAVLGYTSGTTGRSKGAMLLHRNLLANVKAVTEAWRWTAADRLLHTLPLFHTHGLMVGLHGTLYTGGSLELHRRFVATDALATLRDDTSLTMFFGVPTMYGRLLEESRRTGVKPRELRLWVSGSAPLSPQLFHDIEHDFGARILERYGMTETIMNTTNPYDGERRPGTVGFPFPGQEARVVDVRTRRPLPQGETGEIEVRGPHVFAGYWRRPDATSESFDSEGWFHTGDLGELDADGYLRITGRARELIICGGFNVYPREVEEVLATHPGVAEVAVLGLPDADYGEQVVAVVVPPPGVHAPEAQALVEWCKDRLASFKKPRRVVFMDSLPRNALGKVQKHLLRARLR, encoded by the coding sequence ATGACTTCGTCCCTGCTCGAGGCCTTCCTGGACCACGCCCACGGCGCGCCAGCACGGCCGCTGCTCACGTTCGAGCGTGAGTCGACCTCCTACGGAGAGCTGGCCGCGCGCGTCGCGGCCCTCGCCCGGGGACTTCGCCAGCGCGGCCTGCAACCGGGCGAGCGCGTGGCGCTCTTCCTGGAGAACAGCCCGAGCTTCATCGTCGCCTACCTGGGAGTGCAGTACGCGGGGGCGGTGGTCGTGCTGGTGAACACGGCGTATCGCCAGGTGGAGCTGGCCCACATCCTGGCGGACGCGGAGGTGCACACGTGTGTCACCGGCGCGTCGGGCGTGGCGGAGCTGGCGCCGCTGCGCGAGCAGCTGCCCACGCTGCAGTGGCTGGTGACGGTGGAGGCGCCCACGGTGACGCCGCCCGCGTCGCTGGAGGTCATCGACTTCGACACGCTCGTCGCCGAGGGGGGCCGCTCCACCCTGGCGCTGGCGCTGCCGCGTCCCGAGGACCTGGCGGTGCTGGGCTACACGTCCGGCACCACGGGGCGCTCCAAGGGCGCCATGCTGCTGCACAGGAACCTCCTGGCCAACGTCAAGGCCGTCACCGAGGCGTGGCGCTGGACGGCGGCGGACCGGCTGCTGCACACCCTGCCGTTGTTCCACACGCATGGCTTGATGGTGGGCCTGCACGGCACGCTGTACACGGGAGGAAGCCTGGAGCTGCACCGGCGCTTCGTGGCCACCGACGCGCTGGCGACGTTGCGCGATGACACATCACTGACGATGTTCTTTGGTGTGCCCACCATGTATGGACGATTGCTGGAGGAGTCGCGACGCACGGGCGTGAAGCCCCGGGAGCTGAGGCTCTGGGTCTCCGGCTCGGCGCCCCTGAGCCCCCAGCTGTTCCATGACATCGAGCACGACTTCGGCGCGCGCATCCTCGAGCGCTACGGCATGACGGAAACCATCATGAACACCACCAACCCGTACGACGGCGAGCGCCGCCCCGGCACGGTGGGCTTCCCCTTCCCCGGCCAGGAGGCCCGCGTGGTGGACGTGCGCACCCGCCGCCCGCTGCCCCAGGGGGAGACGGGGGAAATCGAGGTCCGCGGGCCCCACGTCTTCGCCGGCTACTGGCGGCGTCCGGACGCGACGAGCGAGTCGTTCGACTCGGAGGGGTGGTTCCACACCGGAGATTTGGGCGAGCTGGACGCGGACGGCTACCTGCGCATCACCGGGCGGGCGCGCGAGCTCATCATCTGCGGGGGCTTCAACGTGTACCCGCGCGAGGTGGAGGAGGTGCTCGCCACCCACCCGGGCGTGGCCGAGGTGGCGGTGCTGGGCCTGCCGGACGCGGACTATGGCGAGCAGGTGGTGGCCGTGGTGGTGCCCCCGCCGGGCGTCCACGCCCCGGAGGCCCAGGCGCTGGTGGAGTGGTGCAAGGACCGGCTGGCCAGCTTCAAGAAGCCCCGCCGCGTCGTGTTCATGGACTCCCTGCCGCGCAACGCGCTGGGCAAGGTGCAGAAACACCTGCTGCGAGCGCGACTGCGGTGA
- a CDS encoding response regulator codes for MKRLLIVDDELAIVEALQDILSVEGYGILTAFNGAEGLQRMADIKPDLVLLDLMMPVMDGREMLRRMRDDPALKPIPVVVMSAGRISDEERRSSARFLAKPFELDLLLDTISELLGGPNGPVPGSDESPQG; via the coding sequence ATGAAGCGGCTGCTCATCGTCGATGACGAGCTGGCCATCGTCGAGGCGCTCCAGGACATCCTCTCCGTGGAGGGCTACGGCATCCTCACCGCCTTCAACGGCGCGGAGGGGCTCCAGCGGATGGCGGACATCAAGCCGGACCTGGTGCTGCTGGACCTGATGATGCCGGTGATGGACGGGCGGGAGATGCTGCGCCGCATGCGCGACGACCCCGCCCTGAAGCCCATCCCCGTCGTCGTCATGAGCGCCGGGCGCATCTCCGACGAGGAGCGGCGCTCCAGCGCGAGGTTCCTGGCCAAGCCCTTCGAGCTGGACCTGCTGCTGGACACCATCAGCGAGCTCTTGGGCGGCCCCAACGGGCCCGTGCCCGGGAGCGACGAGAGCCCCCAGGGCTGA